A window of Panicum virgatum strain AP13 chromosome 8K, P.virgatum_v5, whole genome shotgun sequence contains these coding sequences:
- the LOC120644729 gene encoding uncharacterized protein LOC120644729 isoform X1, giving the protein MVCRKRSEHARLQPRDKDGKFCSTSPSLGGRVKHSARAKARRAPLSSGGVGRTGGRKSESDGNSDVVAIPVVVLDDSDSGDDGDSVSGDDHDSDLMEAQAMRKEFEVFKKEAKQKYNLAIQQRDEALAQRDEARMQCGVLEFDVEFLRTRIRMAGYRIQELQEKQGKK; this is encoded by the exons atGGTGTGCAGGAAGCGGTCGGAGCATGCCCGGCTGCAACCCAGAGACAAGGATGGCAAGTTCTGCAGCACTTCCCCCTCCTTGGGCGGAAGGGTGAAGCACTCCGCTCGGGCTAAAGCGCGCCGCGCTCCCCTCTCCTCTGGCGGCGTGGGGAGGACGGGCGGTCGGAAGAGCGAGAGCGACGGCAACTCCGACGTGGTCGCGATTCCAGTTGTCGTCCTCGACGACTCGGACTCCGGCGATGACGGCGACTCGGTGTCTGGCGATGACCACGACTCGGATTTG ATGGAAGCTCAGGCTATGAGGAAGGAGTTCGAGGTGTTCAAAAAAGAGGCTAAACAGAAGTACAATTTAGCCATTCAACAACGTGATGAAGCACTGGCCCAGCGCGATGAAGCCAGGATGCAATGCGGTGTACTTGAATTTGATGTGGAATTCCTGCGTACTCGTATTCGTATGGCAGGTTATAGAATTCAGGAACTGCAAGAGAAGCAAGGAAAAAAGTAG